From Echinicola jeungdonensis, the proteins below share one genomic window:
- a CDS encoding glycoside hydrolase family 57 protein translates to MRTICFYFQVHQPYRLKPYRFFDIGEDHHYWDEFANKNIMRKVAEKCYLPMNHLLLELINKYQGQFKVSFSISGTFMDQMEAYAPDVLESFQKLVDTGNAELLNETYAHALAALKSKNEFQDMVRKQQEKVKALFNGYTPKVFRNTELIYSDEIGAMVAEMGYKAILTEGAKHILGWKSPNYVYCNAIDPKLKVLLKNFRLSDDIAFRFGEKGWADWPLTTDKFVNWINQIPQEEEVINLFMDYETFGEHQWEESGIFEFMRHLPEAVFSKSNFTFSTPSEVAANIAPVGKIHVPVPISWADEERDLTAWLGNDLQDEAFDRLYELEDMVNRSSDPLIQRDWKYLQTSDHFYYMCTKFFSDGDIHAYFSPYESPYEAFINYMNVLSDFMLRLKKDQEDRLIEEGEDKRTTA, encoded by the coding sequence ATGAGAACCATTTGTTTTTATTTCCAAGTTCATCAACCCTACAGGCTCAAGCCTTACCGGTTCTTTGATATAGGGGAAGACCATCATTATTGGGATGAATTTGCTAACAAAAATATCATGAGAAAGGTAGCCGAAAAATGCTACCTCCCTATGAATCATTTGCTCCTTGAACTGATCAATAAATACCAAGGGCAGTTCAAAGTAAGCTTTTCCATTTCAGGAACCTTTATGGACCAAATGGAAGCCTATGCCCCCGATGTACTGGAAAGTTTCCAAAAACTGGTCGATACCGGAAATGCAGAACTCCTAAATGAAACTTATGCCCATGCTCTTGCGGCCTTAAAGAGCAAAAATGAATTCCAGGACATGGTGCGGAAACAACAAGAAAAAGTAAAAGCCTTGTTCAATGGATATACCCCTAAAGTATTCCGGAATACGGAGTTGATCTATTCCGATGAGATCGGTGCCATGGTAGCTGAGATGGGGTATAAAGCTATTCTTACGGAAGGAGCCAAACATATTTTGGGCTGGAAAAGCCCTAATTATGTGTACTGCAATGCCATTGATCCTAAACTAAAAGTTTTGCTAAAAAATTTCCGGCTAAGTGATGATATTGCTTTCCGGTTTGGAGAAAAGGGCTGGGCAGATTGGCCATTGACTACAGACAAATTTGTCAATTGGATCAACCAAATCCCTCAGGAAGAAGAGGTAATCAACCTCTTTATGGACTATGAAACTTTCGGTGAGCACCAGTGGGAGGAAAGTGGAATATTTGAATTTATGCGCCACCTGCCAGAAGCCGTATTCAGTAAATCCAATTTCACGTTTTCTACCCCTTCTGAGGTAGCAGCTAATATTGCCCCTGTTGGGAAAATCCATGTCCCCGTACCCATATCCTGGGCTGATGAGGAAAGGGATTTGACAGCCTGGCTAGGCAATGACCTTCAGGATGAAGCTTTTGACCGTTTGTACGAACTGGAAGATATGGTAAACAGGTCCTCAGATCCCCTAATCCAGCGGGACTGGAAATACTTACAGACCAGTGATCATTTCTATTATATGTGTACCAAATTCTTCTCTGATGGTGATATTCACGCCTATTTCAGCCCCTACGAAAGTCCATATGAGGCCTTTATCAACTATATGAATGTTCTGAGTGACTTTATGCTAAGGCTAAAAAAGGACCAGGAAGACCGATTGATAGAGGAGGGTGAGGATAAAAGAACCACTGCTTGA
- a CDS encoding dihydroorotase, translated as MKRILITDANIVNDGKITRGDVFIKDGLIFIAGGNLKEYEADITIEANGKYLLPGLIDDQVHFREPGLTHKAEIYTEAKAAVAGGITSFMEMPNTVPQSTTLELLEEKYKIASERSLANYSFYLGATNDNLEEILKADPNNICGIKVFQGSSTGNMLVDNEETLEKIFAECPLLIATHSENDDIIKANLEKYKQKYGDDIPVKFHPKIRSEEACYDASKKVVDLARKHGTKLHILHISTGKEVQLFDNTLPLEQKRITAEACVHHLWFSEEDYEEKGTFIKWNPAVKTAKDREEILEGVLDDHIDVIATDHAPHTLGEKDNPYTKAPSGGPLVQHCLVALLEMYHEGKIRLEDIVQKTSHNVATLFEIEKRGFIRPSYHADLVLVDLEAPWTVNRDNIISKCGWSPFEGQTFRSSITHTIVSGQLVYENGIFNEDKMGERLKFSRKLSE; from the coding sequence ATGAAGCGCATATTAATCACAGATGCAAATATAGTAAATGACGGTAAGATTACCCGTGGGGATGTTTTTATTAAAGATGGGTTAATTTTTATTGCCGGTGGAAACCTTAAAGAGTATGAAGCCGATATCACCATCGAAGCCAATGGTAAATACCTCCTCCCCGGCTTGATTGACGACCAAGTACACTTCCGCGAGCCCGGCTTGACCCATAAAGCAGAAATTTACACCGAAGCCAAAGCAGCAGTTGCCGGGGGGATCACATCCTTTATGGAAATGCCGAATACCGTGCCCCAGTCCACTACTTTGGAGTTATTGGAAGAAAAATACAAAATAGCTTCTGAAAGATCCCTTGCCAACTACTCCTTTTACCTCGGAGCCACCAATGACAACCTTGAGGAAATCCTAAAAGCGGATCCTAATAATATTTGCGGGATAAAGGTTTTCCAAGGTTCCTCCACAGGCAATATGTTGGTGGATAATGAAGAAACCCTGGAAAAAATTTTCGCAGAATGTCCTTTACTGATTGCCACACACAGTGAAAACGATGATATCATCAAGGCCAATCTTGAAAAATACAAACAGAAGTACGGGGATGATATTCCGGTCAAATTCCACCCTAAAATCCGGTCTGAAGAAGCCTGCTATGATGCTTCCAAAAAAGTCGTGGACCTGGCCAGAAAACATGGCACCAAGTTGCACATTCTTCATATCAGTACAGGAAAAGAAGTTCAGTTATTTGACAACACCCTTCCCTTGGAGCAAAAGCGGATTACAGCAGAAGCCTGTGTGCACCACCTGTGGTTTTCAGAAGAAGACTATGAGGAAAAAGGAACATTTATCAAATGGAACCCTGCAGTAAAAACCGCCAAAGATCGGGAAGAAATATTAGAAGGTGTATTGGATGATCATATAGATGTCATTGCTACTGATCATGCTCCCCACACCTTGGGGGAAAAGGACAACCCTTATACAAAAGCTCCCTCCGGTGGGCCTTTGGTTCAGCATTGCTTGGTGGCTTTACTGGAGATGTACCATGAAGGCAAAATCAGACTGGAAGACATTGTCCAAAAAACCAGTCACAATGTGGCCACCTTGTTTGAGATTGAAAAAAGGGGCTTTATCCGGCCAAGTTATCATGCTGATTTGGTGTTAGTGGACCTGGAGGCTCCCTGGACAGTCAACAGGGACAATATTATTTCTAAATGTGGTTGGTCTCCTTTTGAAGGGCAGACCTTCCGCTCAAGTATCACACATACAATAGTTTCCGGTCAATTGGTTTATGAAAACGGGATCTTTAACGAAGACAAAATGGGTGAAAGGCTAAAATTTTCCAGAAAATTATCTGAGTAA
- a CDS encoding DEAD/DEAH box helicase, which produces MSDTPQSFEKFKLNKQLLEAVSEAGYEKPTPIQEKAIPLILAGNDVLGIAQTGTGKTAAYVLPLLMKAKYAQGNHPRALILAPTRELVMQIEEAIIFLGKNTDLRYVCLYGGVGPKTQIEKLQEGVDIVVATPGRFMDLYKKGEIFVRNIKTMVMDEADKMMDMGFMPQIRAILEVIPVKRQNLLFSATFSGRVEKISEEFLEFPEKVEVALQATTAETISQRKYFIPNIKTKINLLCHLLNDEKVKRVIVFTKSRRNAESVYNYLERKGMGDIRVIHANKGQNTRINSVEDFKSGLVRILVATDVAARGLDISMVSHVINFDVPLIYEDYVHRIGRTGRAENEGEAITFINPAEGYHFERIEEIIRMKVPEEEIPQEVEITPTPFAEKQGYEREIDNQKRKADPDFKGAFHEKKSHVSSHIHKPKKPKRGNKNSKAKKNRNQMKRRNQKK; this is translated from the coding sequence ATGTCCGATACCCCGCAGTCTTTTGAGAAATTTAAATTGAATAAGCAGCTTTTGGAAGCTGTCAGTGAAGCGGGGTACGAAAAACCCACCCCGATCCAGGAAAAGGCCATTCCCCTGATTTTGGCAGGGAATGATGTCCTAGGGATTGCTCAAACTGGAACCGGTAAAACTGCTGCCTATGTGCTTCCGCTTTTGATGAAAGCAAAATATGCGCAAGGCAATCACCCCAGGGCCCTAATTTTGGCCCCCACAAGGGAGTTAGTAATGCAAATTGAAGAGGCTATCATCTTCCTGGGAAAAAATACTGACCTACGTTACGTCTGCCTTTATGGTGGGGTAGGACCCAAAACCCAGATCGAAAAATTGCAGGAAGGGGTGGATATTGTCGTGGCGACCCCGGGTAGATTTATGGACCTTTACAAAAAAGGAGAAATATTTGTCCGGAATATCAAGACCATGGTAATGGATGAGGCGGACAAAATGATGGATATGGGTTTCATGCCCCAGATCAGAGCCATTTTGGAAGTAATTCCTGTTAAGCGGCAAAACCTGCTGTTCTCAGCCACTTTTTCTGGCAGGGTAGAAAAGATTTCCGAGGAGTTTCTGGAATTTCCGGAAAAGGTGGAAGTGGCCCTTCAGGCAACTACTGCCGAAACTATTTCCCAGCGCAAATATTTTATCCCAAATATTAAGACCAAAATCAACCTTCTTTGCCATTTGTTGAATGATGAGAAAGTCAAAAGGGTCATTGTTTTTACCAAATCCCGGAGAAATGCTGAATCAGTTTATAATTACCTGGAAAGGAAAGGGATGGGGGATATCCGGGTAATTCATGCCAACAAAGGGCAAAATACGCGGATCAATTCAGTGGAGGATTTTAAATCAGGATTGGTGAGAATCTTGGTGGCCACTGATGTTGCTGCCAGGGGATTGGATATCAGTATGGTCAGCCATGTGATCAATTTTGATGTCCCCTTGATTTATGAGGACTATGTCCACCGGATTGGACGGACAGGAAGGGCAGAAAATGAAGGGGAGGCCATTACCTTTATTAATCCTGCTGAGGGATACCATTTTGAACGGATAGAGGAAATTATCCGCATGAAGGTACCGGAGGAAGAAATTCCCCAAGAGGTAGAGATTACTCCTACTCCATTTGCTGAAAAACAAGGCTATGAACGGGAGATTGATAATCAAAAAAGAAAGGCAGACCCCGATTTCAAAGGGGCTTTCCATGAGAAAAAATCCCATGTAAGTAGCCATATTCATAAGCCCAAGAAACCCAAAAGGGGAAACAAAAATAGCAAGGCCAAGAAAAACCGGAACCAGATGAAGCGAAGAAACCAGAAAAAGTAA
- a CDS encoding M28 family peptidase gives MKHKHLLAFAIALLVSWQSQAQEQPESIQYAATITEADLKNHLQYLASDELEGRDTGEKGQKLAAKYLADFYKEIGLKGPVEGSFFQPFELARITWGDLFLKVGKQKLTQNEDYVFIGDADMKRKSKTELVFLGLANEENLANINIKDKFVGLWAIGINAGNVVDKVMEKGAEGVIMVTMEGQANFDRLANRYQALTGKGRLGFEKPTKDKPVFLVSSNKMAKLFEQPIDILKEAAKNNPESIPSKKLKFKVEKKKEMVGTENVLGYLEGTDKKEEILVISSHYDHIGINSKGEINNGADDDGSGTVSVLEIAQAFAEAAKEGHRPRRSILFLNVTGEEKGLLGSEYYTDNPVFPLRNTVNNLNIDMVGRIDYEYQDKEFKDYVYVIGSDMLSSQLKTIIEYNNITYTDLILDYRYDAEDDPNRFYYRSDHYNFAKHNIPVAFFFNGVHDDYHQPTDTVDKIEFDLMEKRARLIFYTAWDLANRENRTPVDGSNTR, from the coding sequence ATGAAGCATAAACACCTTTTGGCCTTTGCCATTGCCCTCCTTGTTTCCTGGCAATCTCAGGCCCAAGAACAACCCGAATCGATCCAATACGCTGCCACCATTACAGAGGCTGACCTGAAAAACCACCTGCAATATCTGGCATCAGACGAACTGGAAGGCAGAGACACCGGGGAAAAGGGCCAAAAACTAGCGGCCAAATATTTGGCTGATTTTTATAAAGAAATAGGCTTGAAAGGCCCTGTTGAGGGTAGTTTTTTTCAACCTTTTGAATTGGCAAGAATCACATGGGGAGATTTGTTCCTAAAAGTAGGCAAACAGAAATTGACCCAAAATGAAGATTATGTTTTTATCGGTGATGCCGACATGAAAAGAAAATCCAAAACCGAACTAGTCTTTTTGGGCCTGGCCAATGAAGAAAATTTAGCCAATATCAACATTAAGGATAAATTTGTAGGTCTTTGGGCCATTGGCATAAATGCTGGAAATGTAGTGGACAAGGTTATGGAAAAAGGTGCAGAGGGAGTCATCATGGTTACCATGGAAGGGCAGGCCAATTTTGACCGCCTTGCCAACCGTTATCAAGCTTTGACTGGGAAAGGCCGGTTAGGTTTTGAAAAGCCCACAAAGGATAAGCCTGTATTCCTGGTCAGTTCCAACAAAATGGCCAAGCTCTTTGAGCAGCCTATTGACATTCTTAAAGAAGCAGCTAAAAACAACCCGGAATCAATCCCTTCAAAGAAATTGAAATTTAAGGTGGAAAAGAAAAAGGAAATGGTGGGTACGGAAAATGTTTTGGGATACCTTGAAGGAACTGACAAGAAGGAAGAAATCCTGGTAATTTCTTCCCATTACGACCATATTGGCATCAATAGTAAAGGAGAAATCAATAATGGAGCAGATGATGATGGCTCAGGCACCGTTTCCGTTTTGGAAATTGCCCAGGCTTTTGCCGAAGCCGCCAAAGAAGGTCATCGACCTAGAAGATCTATTTTGTTCTTAAATGTAACGGGAGAGGAAAAGGGCTTATTAGGTTCGGAATATTATACTGACAACCCTGTATTTCCTCTTCGAAACACGGTTAATAACCTGAATATTGACATGGTCGGAAGGATTGATTATGAATATCAGGATAAAGAATTTAAGGATTATGTGTATGTCATCGGCTCGGATATGCTCTCCAGTCAATTAAAAACCATCATTGAATACAACAACATTACCTATACCGACCTGATCCTTGACTACCGGTACGATGCTGAGGATGATCCCAACCGCTTCTATTATAGATCAGACCATTATAATTTTGCCAAACACAATATCCCAGTTGCATTTTTCTTCAATGGGGTTCACGATGATTACCATCAACCTACCGACACCGTGGACAAAATCGAATTTGATTTGATGGAAAAACGGGCCCGACTGATTTTCTATACGGCTTGGGACTTGGCCAACCGTGAAAACCGCACTCCAGTGGATGGCAGCAATACAAGGTAA
- a CDS encoding amylo-alpha-1,6-glucosidase: MSYIHFDKTELINLNYSLEKEIIRSNRSGSYTSTTIIGCNTRKYHGLLVAPQPQIDSQLHVLLSTVHETVIQRGASFHLGLTKYPGLYFPRGHKYLEDFSSEPIPQLLYRVGGVMLKKELILDSHADRVMVKYTLMDAHSPTTLQINPFLAFRGYHSLSKANTFVNKKYNPINQGVQFQLYDAYQPLSLQISKENEFVPVPDWHYNIEYLCEKERGYDYQEDLYVPGYFEFDIEKGESVIFSAGLEEADPSLLASAFDDEISRRIPRSNFENCLKNSAGQFIARRNGETRVVAGYPWFGWWGRDTFIALPGLTLAQGDSGAFLEVMDTMSKDLHGALFPNVGSGVETNMKSLDAPLWYFWAWQQYEKFTNDRKTITEKYLPKLQGIIDGFINGTDYNIKVQDNGLLFGGQEGVALTWMDAVTTNGPVTPRSGCPVEINALWYNALCYLFELTGEQKIDDLAQKVKAAFIENFWDEEKQYLADVIKNGAKDWSIRPNMVFATSLPYSPLEDEQKAEILETIKLNLLTPRGLRTLPPDDPSYKGYYQGNQYQRDNAYHQGTVWPWLLGHFVEGYLKIHGNAGKHMVENLIKGFDETMAQYGVGTIAEIYDGDPPHRPQGAISQAWSVGELLRIMHLVKNL; the protein is encoded by the coding sequence ATGAGCTACATCCATTTTGACAAAACAGAATTAATCAACCTTAATTACTCCTTAGAAAAGGAAATCATTCGATCAAACAGGTCAGGGTCCTACACCAGCACCACCATCATTGGATGTAATACCCGGAAATATCATGGACTGCTAGTTGCCCCTCAGCCCCAGATTGACAGCCAACTCCATGTACTGCTTTCCACGGTTCATGAAACCGTCATTCAAAGAGGGGCAAGTTTTCATTTGGGCTTGACAAAATATCCAGGCCTATATTTCCCCCGGGGCCACAAATACTTGGAAGATTTCAGCTCTGAGCCCATCCCCCAATTACTTTACAGGGTGGGCGGCGTCATGCTCAAAAAAGAATTAATCCTGGACAGCCATGCCGACAGGGTGATGGTCAAATACACCTTAATGGATGCCCATTCTCCCACAACCCTTCAGATTAACCCATTTTTGGCTTTTAGAGGTTACCATAGCCTTAGCAAGGCAAATACCTTCGTGAATAAAAAATACAACCCCATCAACCAGGGTGTTCAATTTCAATTATATGATGCTTACCAGCCCCTGTCCTTACAAATTTCCAAGGAAAATGAATTTGTACCCGTTCCAGATTGGCACTATAACATAGAATATTTATGTGAAAAAGAACGTGGGTACGATTACCAAGAAGACCTATATGTACCCGGATATTTTGAATTTGATATCGAAAAAGGGGAATCCGTAATTTTTTCCGCAGGCCTGGAAGAGGCAGACCCAAGCCTTTTGGCCTCTGCATTTGATGATGAAATCAGTCGAAGAATTCCCCGTAGCAATTTTGAAAACTGCCTCAAAAACTCGGCTGGGCAATTTATCGCCAGAAGAAACGGGGAAACCAGAGTTGTTGCCGGCTATCCCTGGTTTGGATGGTGGGGAAGGGATACTTTCATTGCCCTCCCAGGGCTAACTTTAGCCCAGGGAGACTCCGGAGCATTTTTGGAAGTAATGGACACCATGTCCAAAGACCTCCACGGAGCCTTGTTTCCCAATGTGGGCAGTGGAGTGGAAACCAATATGAAATCCCTGGATGCTCCCCTGTGGTATTTTTGGGCGTGGCAACAGTATGAAAAATTTACCAATGATCGAAAAACCATTACAGAAAAATACCTCCCCAAACTCCAAGGCATAATTGATGGCTTTATTAATGGCACAGATTATAACATTAAAGTTCAGGATAACGGGCTTTTGTTTGGAGGTCAAGAAGGGGTAGCCCTTACCTGGATGGATGCTGTGACCACCAATGGCCCGGTAACCCCAAGATCAGGTTGCCCTGTTGAAATCAATGCACTCTGGTACAATGCCCTCTGTTATTTATTTGAACTTACCGGAGAACAAAAAATCGATGACCTTGCCCAAAAGGTCAAAGCAGCTTTTATTGAAAATTTTTGGGATGAAGAAAAACAATACCTGGCAGATGTCATTAAAAACGGTGCAAAAGACTGGTCCATCAGACCCAATATGGTCTTTGCCACTTCCCTACCCTACAGCCCTCTAGAAGATGAACAAAAAGCAGAAATACTAGAAACCATAAAACTTAATTTACTTACTCCCAGGGGTTTGAGAACTCTTCCTCCGGATGATCCCTCATACAAGGGTTACTACCAGGGCAATCAATACCAAAGGGACAATGCTTATCACCAGGGTACCGTTTGGCCATGGTTATTAGGCCATTTTGTGGAAGGATATCTTAAAATCCACGGAAATGCAGGCAAACATATGGTGGAAAACCTGATCAAAGGTTTTGATGAAACCATGGCACAATACGGTGTGGGCACTATTGCCGAAATATACGATGGGGACCCTCCTCACCGACCCCAGGGCGCTATCTCTCAAGCCTGGAGCGTAGGGGAACTGTTACGAATCATGCATCTAGTCAAAAATCTTTAA
- a CDS encoding glycosyltransferase family 4 protein, protein MKVLMFGWEFPPHISGGLGTACYGLLKGMAQYNHEIIFVVPKLWGDEDLLADFVSASDVQIDYREKKFKEIWEQLTYLEVSSFLVPYLGPEEFAKYSDASIHDRTDVAESIFANKFSFSGKYGIDLIMEVSRYALVAGQIAKNKEHDIIHAHDWLSFPAGIAAKKVSGKPLIVHVHATEFDRSGEHVNQKVYEIEKSGMEAADKIIAVSNLTKKIIVEKYGIPAEKVNVIHNAVLDVSITQNNARKNVPEKIVTFLGRITFQKGPEYFIEAANKVLQRDNNVRFVMAGSGDLLNRMIDRVAELRIATKFHFTGFLKGNDVDQMFAISDVYVMPSVSEPFGISPLEAVRHNTPVIISKQSGVSEVLNNALKIDFWDIDAMADSIFALLHYKGINQMFRHLGTEELKRLKWEHVAEKIFNLYHQTINN, encoded by the coding sequence ATGAAGGTATTAATGTTTGGGTGGGAATTTCCACCACATATTTCAGGTGGATTGGGTACTGCCTGCTATGGATTACTAAAAGGAATGGCACAATATAACCATGAGATTATTTTTGTGGTACCCAAACTGTGGGGCGATGAAGATCTCTTGGCTGATTTTGTAAGTGCCAGTGATGTTCAAATCGATTACAGGGAAAAAAAGTTTAAAGAAATCTGGGAACAGCTTACCTACCTTGAAGTCAGCTCCTTTCTTGTTCCCTATCTTGGCCCGGAGGAATTTGCCAAATATTCCGATGCCAGTATTCATGACCGAACTGACGTAGCCGAAAGTATTTTTGCCAATAAGTTTTCCTTTAGCGGGAAATACGGCATTGACCTGATCATGGAAGTTTCCCGTTACGCACTTGTCGCTGGGCAAATTGCCAAAAACAAGGAGCATGACATCATCCATGCACACGATTGGCTTTCCTTTCCCGCGGGAATTGCTGCCAAGAAAGTTAGTGGAAAACCACTGATCGTCCATGTCCACGCCACCGAATTTGACAGGTCAGGTGAGCATGTCAATCAGAAAGTTTATGAAATTGAAAAGTCAGGCATGGAAGCTGCCGATAAAATTATCGCCGTCAGCAACCTGACAAAAAAAATAATCGTCGAAAAATACGGTATTCCCGCAGAAAAGGTAAATGTCATCCACAATGCCGTTTTGGATGTCAGTATCACCCAAAACAATGCAAGAAAAAATGTTCCGGAAAAAATAGTTACCTTTTTGGGAAGAATCACCTTTCAAAAAGGTCCAGAATATTTTATTGAAGCTGCCAATAAAGTACTCCAAAGAGATAACAATGTCCGTTTTGTCATGGCAGGATCGGGAGATTTGCTTAACCGGATGATAGACAGAGTGGCGGAATTACGTATTGCAACCAAATTTCATTTTACCGGATTTTTGAAAGGAAATGATGTGGACCAGATGTTTGCAATCAGTGATGTTTATGTAATGCCTTCTGTATCCGAACCTTTTGGGATATCCCCATTAGAAGCAGTAAGGCATAATACCCCTGTAATCATTTCCAAACAATCCGGGGTGTCTGAGGTGTTAAACAACGCACTAAAAATTGATTTCTGGGACATTGATGCCATGGCTGATTCCATCTTTGCACTTCTCCATTATAAAGGTATCAATCAGATGTTCCGTCACCTTGGCACCGAAGAACTCAAGCGACTAAAATGGGAACATGTCGCTGAGAAAATATTTAACCTCTATCATCAAACCATAAACAATTAA